GTCATTTAAACTAGTGAAACTCACCTAAACAAAGTGGGCCTCagttatacaaaatataaaatgtggaAGTAGGCATACATAAAGTCTGTATGCATTCAAACTCTATTTAGCTTATCTGCAAACTATACTGGTTTATATAATaatgaggaaaggaggagaatcaatttaaatatttctgttgtttttacaaaggaagctaaatatttttaaaaataccttgaacaaattaaaaattattagaaaaaataaccCTATTTGTGTTAtcataagaattttattttatccatagTATATGATAATGTatttttgaagaagaaataatgaTTTTGAACTTCAGATAATATTCCTCACTAGAATGAAAAGTTGAATAGAAATTGGAGAGAGTGCTGTAGGTGAATTTTGAATTTCATTCATTATCGTCATGAAGGATACTTTAAAAGCTTTGTATTCTATCCTcaaatgtattttgattttttatttcttataggaaacacatccattttcattttgaatggGAGGAAAGGATCAACAATGAAAAACCACACAAGACCCACAGAATTCATTCTTCTGGGGCTATCAGATGACCCAGAGCTTCAgattgtgatttttctctttttaatcatCACATATATATTAAGTGTCACTGGAAATTTGACCATCATCATTCTCACCTTGGTGGACTCCCATCTACAGACacctatgtattttttcctcaggAACTTCTCTATATTAGAAATCTCCTTTACAACTGTCTGTATTCCTAGATTTCTGGGCACAATTATCACCAGGAACAAAACGATTTCATACAATGATTGTACAGCTcagctgtttttcttcattttcttgggtatcACTGAATTTTATCTTCTAACTGCCATGTCCTATGATCGCTATGTAGCTATCTGCAAACCCCTGCATTACACAACCATCATGAACAACAGAGTCTGTGTATTGCTTGTCTTTTGTGCTTGGCTGGCAGGGTTCTTAAACATCTTCCCACCAGTTATTCTTTTTCTCCAGTTAGATTACTGTAGTTCTAATATCATTGATCACTTTGCTTGTGACTATTTCCCCCTATTGAAACTATCCTGCTCAGACACATGGCTCCTTGAAGTGATTGGTTTTTACTCTGCAATAGAGATTCTGCTTTTTACTTTGGCATTAATAATTCTATCCTACATGTTCATCATCAAGACAATTCTGAGACTGCCTTCTGCCAGTCAGAGAAAAAAGGCATTTTCTACATGCTCCTCTCACATCATTGTCATTTCCATCTCTTATGGAAGCTGTATATTCATGTATACCAACCCATCAGCAAAGGAAAAGGCATCCTTGAACAAAGGAGCATCTATTCTGAATGCTTCTGTTCCTCCTATGATGAATCCATTTATATATTCACTGAGGAATCAGCAAGTGAAACAAGCCTTCAAGGAGACCATCCAAAAGGTTATCTTTTTCTCCAGTAAATGCAAGTGATTACATCATTAAAAGAGTAAAGTTCTTGTCAATGTTTTCTATTATTCATAATCTGCCCAAACTCTTTCAGTACAGTTGTATGAGTCCTTTTCATCTGTTCCAATGTTAAAAAATTCCCCACACTGAACCTAATTAACTGATAAAGTTGAATATTGCTTcagaattttctataaattttctaTTCAAATATATTTGGATGAAGTAAAGAACACAGGTTGTTGTTACAATTTTATAGGCCATTTACTTTGATGAAAAGAATGTCAGAATTGATGTGgatttctgaaattttcattttaccaTGTAATAGAAAtgatatcattcagttcagttcagttgagtcgcttagttgtgaccaactctttgtgaccccatgaatcgcagcacgccaggcctccctgtccatcaccaactcccagagttcactcagactcacatc
Above is a genomic segment from Bos indicus isolate NIAB-ARS_2022 breed Sahiwal x Tharparkar chromosome 5, NIAB-ARS_B.indTharparkar_mat_pri_1.0, whole genome shotgun sequence containing:
- the LOC109558447 gene encoding olfactory receptor 6C3-like is translated as MKNHTRPTEFILLGLSDDPELQIVIFLFLIITYILSVTGNLTIIILTLVDSHLQTPMYFFLRNFSILEISFTTVCIPRFLGTIITRNKTISYNDCTAQLFFFIFLGITEFYLLTAMSYDRYVAICKPLHYTTIMNNRVCVLLVFCAWLAGFLNIFPPVILFLQLDYCSSNIIDHFACDYFPLLKLSCSDTWLLEVIGFYSAIEILLFTLALIILSYMFIIKTILRLPSASQRKKAFSTCSSHIIVISISYGSCIFMYTNPSAKEKASLNKGASILNASVPPMMNPFIYSLRNQQVKQAFKETIQKVIFFSSKCK